From Balneolaceae bacterium, a single genomic window includes:
- a CDS encoding FixH family protein translates to MKKFNWGNGIFLAVTLFIIATLSVVSYIISLDFYLVSNNHYEEGVKYQETIDNKTRAANLENPVIVLFDEGTTSIKLIFPDEVLGDSLSGNITFYRPNNPNLDKKYNLSLNTEGLQTIPVGDFEKGRWRLSVEWEADSLTYLEEKNIFI, encoded by the coding sequence ATGAAAAAGTTTAACTGGGGAAACGGAATTTTTTTGGCCGTCACCCTTTTTATAATTGCTACACTCAGTGTTGTTAGTTACATCATCTCGCTTGATTTTTACCTCGTTTCAAATAATCATTATGAAGAGGGTGTAAAATACCAGGAAACCATTGATAACAAGACTCGGGCAGCAAATCTTGAGAATCCTGTGATTGTTCTATTTGACGAAGGAACCACCTCCATCAAACTAATTTTTCCCGATGAGGTTCTTGGCGACTCCCTTTCCGGCAACATCACCTTTTATCGCCCCAATAACCCAAACCTGGATAAAAAATATAATCTGAGCCTGAATACAGAAGGACTACAAACCATTCCGGTGGGTGATTTTGAAAAAGGGCGCTGGAGATTATCTGTTGAATGGGAAGCTGATTCGCTTACCTATCTTGAAGAGAAAAATATATTCATTTAA